The Cytobacillus sp. NJ13 sequence TTTCAGTTATCGGACAGCAGTAAGGGATTTGGAGAAGGAACCTTTATCGGATAAGGAACATCAAACACTAAAGCAGCTCTATAAACAGTCTGCTGATGTTCAGCAGGATTTGCGCAAAGTTCAGCATATGGTGCTTGAAAAGAACTTGCGGTGGATGGATGTAGAAATGGCGCTCGCTTCCAATGAGGAAGCTGCAGATAATACAATCATAGATGGATTTAAGACAGTGGAAAAAACGGTTGAAGGCTATGGAGAGACTGACTTTGGACCTGCATTTGTAAATATGCAGAGGAAGGATGAAAATTACAAATATCTTAAGGGCAAAGAAATAACAGAAGAAGAAGCTGCACGAATAGGTCAGCAATATGCAAGTCTGGGAAATAATGTGAATATCAGAGTGACGGAAAACGGCAAAGGATCTGATTACGGGTTTTATAGTGTCAGTATTCAAAATAAAAAAACAAAAGAAGAAGCAAACATGGATATCACTAAAAAAGGCGGTTATCCAATCTGGTTTATACTGGATCGGGAAGTGGCGAAACAAAAAGTAAGCCTTAATGAAGCAAGCAATAATGCGGTTAAATTTCTGAAAGACAATGGCTTTAAGGACCTTGATTTATTTGAGAGTGCCCAGTATGACAATTTAGGGGTATTTACCTTCGTGTCCAATCAGGATGGCGTAAGAATTTATCCGGACTCCATTCGTGTGAAAGTTGCGCTTGACAATGGCAGAATGGCAGCCTTTTCAGCTGAAGATTATTTAAAAGCTCATCATCAGAGAGAAATTCCTGAGCCTCTAATTACTGCAGAAGAGGCGAGAACAAAGGTGAATCCACAGCTGAAAGTCATGGAAGACAGACGGGCAATAATCATTAATGATTTGAATCAGGAAGTTTCCTGTTATGAATTTCTGGGCACATTGGGTGAAGATACCTACAGAATCTATATTAACGCAGAAACAGGACAGGAAGAAAAAGTAGAAAAGCTAAAAAATGCTGAACCAGTATTTGAAGATGTACTGTAGAGAAAGCCGGATAGGCTTTCTTTTTTTTGTTTTAAATAGTATTTGGGTCTTTTTGCCCAAATACTTCAAAAATGCTATTGCAGGATTCTTTTATACCGGTCATAATTAAATGACAAGATTATCCTTTTAATAAGGGGAAGTGTGTCAGTGTGATAAATATTGGAGAGACATTGCTGCTGGAATTAACGTACTCGGAAAAAACCGAGAAATATAAATGCAAGCTTGCTGAAAGAGAAGGAAATAATCTATATATTGATTATCCAATAAATCAGGAAACGAATAAAACTGCTTTCCTGCTCGATGGGACTCAGCTGAAGGCAACCTTTTTGGCTGAAGATGGGACGGTATATCTTTTCGAAAGCGAAGTTAAGGGAAGAGTTAAGCTTAAGATCCCGATGATGATTTTATCATATCCGGGGGACGAACATTTGGTGAAAATTCAGCGGCGCCAGTTTGTCCGGGTTGAAACACCTGTTGATGTTGCTATCCACCCGGAAAGTAATGAATTTATTCCTTTTGTATCCGTTACGGATGATATTAGTGCGGGCGGGGCTGCAATTATCGCACAAACGAGCAGCTCTTTAAAAGCGAATATGCAAATACATACTTATTTCGTATTAGCTATGCAAAACGGCGATAATTATTATTTGCGGCTTAAAAGTAAAGTAATCAGAGTTTCTGAACTCCAAAATGGAAAAACGCTTATTTCTGTTCAGTTTATGGAGACAAGCCCCCAGGACAGGCAATTGCTTCTGCGCTTTTGTTTCGATAGGCAATTGGCCATGAAGAAAAAAGGCCTGGAAATATAAATAAAGGAATATTTTTTATACTCACCTCTCATAATAGATGGTGAAGTCTATTGGCTTATTCTTATATTACCAGTTGGAGAGATGGCAATGATGAAAACGGTGGAGAGGATTATTCTAAAGTTAATTATTGTGCAATTTGTTTTCTTGCTGTTCACTCAATTTTTCTTTCATCATATGGATGCTTTTCCGGAATTAAGGCAGCTGACACAGTATGAGGGTGTAACAGATCAGAATTTTACTGAACTGCTTGAAACGTTCAGGAAAAATTATTAGCAGGCAGGCGCCTGCTTATTTTTGTGCTGGCAGTCGTGTAAAAACGATTATTTATAAGTCTTTTAGGGGCTATTTTAAAAAATTTGCAAGACTTAAAAAACAGCTTAATAATGCACTGATGCAGACTTATTATGTTAAAATAAAGCTGAATGAACCTGGGGAAGAAGCGGCCAGGGGTACAGGAGGAACTATGAGCAAACGTATATCAATTGCAATTGACGGCCCAGCTGCTGCAGGGAAAAGTACAGTAGCAAAGATTGTGGCAGAAAAATTATCTTACATATATATTGATACTGGTGCCATGTATCGCGCCTTGACTTATAAAGCGATTCAGAAGAATGCAAGTCTTGAAGATGAAGCTTCTCTTATGGAGATTCTAAACAATTCAGTTATTGAACTGCAGCCAGGCGAAAAAGGGCAGTTAATTTATCTGGACGGGCAGGATGTGACAAATGAAATCAGGACTTCTGTAGTGACAAATTCTGTTTCTATAGTTTCCATGCATAAGCTGGTTAGAGAAGAAATGGTGTTGCGCCAGCAAAGCTTTGCTTTAAATGGAGGAGTGGTAATGGATGGACGGGATATCGGAACCCATGTCCTGCCCCATGCAGAAGTAAAGATTTTTCTTTTAGCCTCTGTCGATGAAAGAGCTGTAAGACGACATAACGAAAATATCCAGAAGGGATATCCATCTGATCTTGAGAAGCTGAAGGAAGAAATTTCTTTAAGGGACAAATTGGACTCTGAACGTGAAGTAGCTCCATTAAAGAAAGCAGATGATGCAATAGAGATTGATACAACTTCTTTGTCAATTGGACAGGTAGTCGATAAGATAATGGATCTGGCTATTGAAAGGATTGGTTCAAAGTGAATCTCTATTCTTTTGCCAAAGCAGCAGTCTATGGAGTCCTAAAACCCATATATAGATTTGAAGTAATTGGGAAGGAGAACTTTCCTGCTGAAGGGGGCGCCCTTTTATGCTCCAATCATATAGATAATCTCGACCCCCCGGTAGTCGGCATTAATGCTCCAAGGCCAGTTTATTTTATGGCAAAGGAGGAGCTTTTTAAAGTACCGGTCCTGGGGAAAATTCTTCCCGATCTAAACGCATTTCCTGTCAAGAGAGGAATGAGTGACAGGGAGGCATTAAGAAAAGGGCTTGGGATCTTAAAAGAAGGAAATGTTTTAGGGCTGTTTCCAGAGGGTACTAGAAGTAAAACGGGGCAGCTGGGGAAAGGGCTGGCGGGAGCAGGTTTTTTTGCTCTCAGGTCAGAAGCGCATGTCGTTCCCTGCGCCATTATTGGCCCCTATAAAGCTTTTTCAAAATTAAAAGTTGTTTACGGAAAACCAATTGATATGAAAGAGCTAAGGGAAAGAAAGGCTTCGGCGGAGGAAACCACCGAAATGATTATGTCAGAAATACGTAAATTAATTGAAGATTATTCATAGACCTTCTTGCTTGACAAAAAACTTCTTTTGTAAGAAGTTAGTAAAAAGGCATTTTTTAAAAAGGCGAAAATATTCGAAAAATAAGGCTGTCCTTTACTTTGAACTTCAAGAATTGTCTAGCGCAAGCAGCCTACCCCCTCGAGCTTGTCGGGGGCGGGCAAGGCGCTTGCGCTTTTCTTATGAGGGCAGAAAGAGACATTCAACAGCAGTTGAAAAATAGCCTGCAAAATAAATAGCCATTCGAGTATTTCTGCTGCTGACACAGGGTTCTTGCCTGGATGGCAGGCAGTTGAATACAGATTAAAAATTTGAAAGCAGCCATTGGATTAAGGAGGAATACATATGTCAGAGGAAATGAATCAAGTAGAAGTTAAAAATTTTGAGGTGGGTGACAAGGTAAAAGGCCAAGTTACCAAAGTTGAAGAAAAGCAAGTCATTGTAGACCTTGCTGACAGCAAACTGGATGGGATAATCCCAATCAGCGAGCTTTCAAGCCTTCATATTGAAAAAGCAGGCGATGCGGTTTCAGAAGGAGATGAGCTCGAGCTTGAAGTTTTAAAAGTGGAAGAAGAAGCCCTTATTCTTTCTAAACGAAAAGTTGATGCTGGGAAATCTTGGGAAACCCTCGAAAAGAAATTCAATGAGGGTGAAGTTTTTGAAGCAGAAATAAAAGATGTTGTTAAAGGCGGTTTAGTAGTAGACCTGGGTGTGCGCGGATTTGTTCCTGCTTCCCTGGTTGAAGCTCACTTTGTTGAGGACTTTACTGATTATAAAGGCAAAACGATGACATTTAAAATTGTAGAGCTTGATAAAGATAAAAATCGCCTGATTCTTTCTCACCGTGCTGTAATAGAGGAAGAAAAAGGAAAACAGAAACATCAAGTGCTTGAATCCCTTCAGGCAGGTCAGGTTTTGGATGGAACAGTTCAAAGAATTACTGACTTTGGAGCATTTGTTGATATCGGCGGGATTGATGGTCTTGTCCATATTTCCCAGCTTTCTTATGAGCATGTAGAGAAGCCTTCAGATGTTGTGGAAGAAGGCCAAAAAGTGAAAGTGAAAGTATTAAGTGTAGATCGGGACAATGAACGCATTTCACTTTCCATTAAGGAGACTTTGCCAGGGCCTTGGGATAATATCAGTGAAAAGGCTCCTAAAGGAAGCACTCTCGATGGAACAGTAAAAAGACTTGTTTCTTATGGAGCATTTGTGGAAGTTTTCCCAGGTGTAGAAGGACTTGTCCATATTTCTCAAATTGCGCATAAGCATATTGGAACTCCTCATGAAGTATTGAGCGAAGGACAGGAAGTAAAAGTAAAGGTTCTTGATGTGAACGAACAGGACCAGCGCCTTTCATTGAGCATCAAAGATCTTCTTGAAAAAGAACAGGAAGAAGTGACTGACTATGAACTTCCTGAAGAAAATAAAGGCTTCTCGCTTGGTGATATGATTGGCGACCAGCTAAAGAATTTAAAAAAGTAATGGTGATAAATTGTGTCTAGATCAAAACGTAAATGGGATCATATCCAGCATGCTTTGGCAACGGGCCAAAACAGCAATACCGGTTTAGAGGATATTGCATTTATTCATCAAAGTCTTCCTGATGCGTTTCTTGATCAGGCTGATTTAGGCACTTCAATTGGCGAACTTACATTAAGTTCGCCAATTTTTATAAATGCCATGACAGGGGGCGGAGGAGAAAGAACGGTTCAAATTAATCGGGATCTCGCCCTGGCTGCCAGATCAACAGGCCTTGCTATGGCAGTAGGATCTCAAATGTCTGCATTGAAGGATCCAAGTGAAGCAGAATCCTACAGGGTTGTCAGGAGAGAAAACCCCAGTGGAATTATCTTTGGCAACTTAGGCAGCGAAGCTACAATCGATCAGGCAAAAGCAGCGGTTGATATGATTGAAGCAGATGCATTGCAAATTCATTTAAATGTTGTCCAGGAATTGACCATGCCTGAAGGTGACCGTGATTTTCGGGGTGCCTTAAAAAGAATTGAAAATATCGTCTCCCATTCTGAAGTTCCAGTATTTGTAAAAGAAGTAGGATTTGGCATAAATAAAGAAACAGTTTCAATGCTTGCATCAGCCGGTGTTACAGCAATCGATATTGGCGGATTTGGCGGAACGAATTTCTCCCGCATAGAAAATGCAAGAAGAGAGAGACTTCTAACGTTTTTCAATGAGTGGGGAATCCCGACAGCTGTCTCCATTGCAGAAGCTGCATCTTTGGAAAAAGATATTGATGTCATAGCTTCGGGAGGCATCCAGACAAGCCATGAAATAGCTAAGGCAATTGCTCTTGGTGCAGGAGCTGCAGGGTTGGCGGGATACTTTTTGAAAGTTCTCATGAAAGAAGGACTTGAAGAACTCATTGAAGAGATTAACAATATGCATACCGAATTGAAAGTGATCATGACTGCCTTGGGGGCAGCAAACATCGCCCAGCTTCAGCAGGCTCCAATTATCATAACTGAAAGGACCCATCATTGGCTGAATGAACGTGGCATTGATACAAAAGCATATTCCCAGCGGATAATCCAAAAGTAAAGCTCTCGTCCAATGACGAGAGCTATTTTTTTGTCTTCAAAAGGAAGTAAATATTAAATTTTGGACATCGAAGACTGTCTAGCTCCACAAGGAACGCTTCGACAGCCTAATCATCGCACGATTAAAAGCGTAGCTTTTAAGAGGAGCGCCTGCCCCCTCGAGGTCACAAGCTTGACCAGTTTCGGCTCCTAGGGACGAAAGACTAGCCAATCCCTTCCAGAAGGAAAGAACACCTTCTTGCAGGGCTCGTCTTATGCTGGTCGTCCCTGGGCAGTCGCCTCCACATTTCGGGCAAGCCTCCCAAAAAGGCAAAAAACGCCTTTCCA is a genomic window containing:
- the rpsA gene encoding 30S ribosomal protein S1; its protein translation is MSEEMNQVEVKNFEVGDKVKGQVTKVEEKQVIVDLADSKLDGIIPISELSSLHIEKAGDAVSEGDELELEVLKVEEEALILSKRKVDAGKSWETLEKKFNEGEVFEAEIKDVVKGGLVVDLGVRGFVPASLVEAHFVEDFTDYKGKTMTFKIVELDKDKNRLILSHRAVIEEEKGKQKHQVLESLQAGQVLDGTVQRITDFGAFVDIGGIDGLVHISQLSYEHVEKPSDVVEEGQKVKVKVLSVDRDNERISLSIKETLPGPWDNISEKAPKGSTLDGTVKRLVSYGAFVEVFPGVEGLVHISQIAHKHIGTPHEVLSEGQEVKVKVLDVNEQDQRLSLSIKDLLEKEQEEVTDYELPEENKGFSLGDMIGDQLKNLKK
- a CDS encoding flagellar brake domain-containing protein, with amino-acid sequence MINIGETLLLELTYSEKTEKYKCKLAEREGNNLYIDYPINQETNKTAFLLDGTQLKATFLAEDGTVYLFESEVKGRVKLKIPMMILSYPGDEHLVKIQRRQFVRVETPVDVAIHPESNEFIPFVSVTDDISAGGAAIIAQTSSSLKANMQIHTYFVLAMQNGDNYYLRLKSKVIRVSELQNGKTLISVQFMETSPQDRQLLLRFCFDRQLAMKKKGLEI
- a CDS encoding lysophospholipid acyltransferase family protein, which translates into the protein MNLYSFAKAAVYGVLKPIYRFEVIGKENFPAEGGALLCSNHIDNLDPPVVGINAPRPVYFMAKEELFKVPVLGKILPDLNAFPVKRGMSDREALRKGLGILKEGNVLGLFPEGTRSKTGQLGKGLAGAGFFALRSEAHVVPCAIIGPYKAFSKLKVVYGKPIDMKELRERKASAEETTEMIMSEIRKLIEDYS
- a CDS encoding YpfB family protein, whose protein sequence is MKTVERIILKLIIVQFVFLLFTQFFFHHMDAFPELRQLTQYEGVTDQNFTELLETFRKNY
- the fni gene encoding type 2 isopentenyl-diphosphate Delta-isomerase yields the protein MSRSKRKWDHIQHALATGQNSNTGLEDIAFIHQSLPDAFLDQADLGTSIGELTLSSPIFINAMTGGGGERTVQINRDLALAARSTGLAMAVGSQMSALKDPSEAESYRVVRRENPSGIIFGNLGSEATIDQAKAAVDMIEADALQIHLNVVQELTMPEGDRDFRGALKRIENIVSHSEVPVFVKEVGFGINKETVSMLASAGVTAIDIGGFGGTNFSRIENARRERLLTFFNEWGIPTAVSIAEAASLEKDIDVIASGGIQTSHEIAKAIALGAGAAGLAGYFLKVLMKEGLEELIEEINNMHTELKVIMTALGAANIAQLQQAPIIITERTHHWLNERGIDTKAYSQRIIQK
- the ypeB gene encoding germination protein YpeB, which produces MLRGILIGVLALGVAGTAFWGYQEHREKNAILINAENNYQRAFHDLTYQIDLLHDKIGTTLAMNSRASLSPELAEVWRLTSEAHSDVGQLPLSLLPFNKTEEFLSNIGDFSYRTAVRDLEKEPLSDKEHQTLKQLYKQSADVQQDLRKVQHMVLEKNLRWMDVEMALASNEEAADNTIIDGFKTVEKTVEGYGETDFGPAFVNMQRKDENYKYLKGKEITEEEAARIGQQYASLGNNVNIRVTENGKGSDYGFYSVSIQNKKTKEEANMDITKKGGYPIWFILDREVAKQKVSLNEASNNAVKFLKDNGFKDLDLFESAQYDNLGVFTFVSNQDGVRIYPDSIRVKVALDNGRMAAFSAEDYLKAHHQREIPEPLITAEEARTKVNPQLKVMEDRRAIIINDLNQEVSCYEFLGTLGEDTYRIYINAETGQEEKVEKLKNAEPVFEDVL
- the cmk gene encoding (d)CMP kinase; translation: MSKRISIAIDGPAAAGKSTVAKIVAEKLSYIYIDTGAMYRALTYKAIQKNASLEDEASLMEILNNSVIELQPGEKGQLIYLDGQDVTNEIRTSVVTNSVSIVSMHKLVREEMVLRQQSFALNGGVVMDGRDIGTHVLPHAEVKIFLLASVDERAVRRHNENIQKGYPSDLEKLKEEISLRDKLDSEREVAPLKKADDAIEIDTTSLSIGQVVDKIMDLAIERIGSK